The Manihot esculenta cultivar AM560-2 chromosome 1, M.esculenta_v8, whole genome shotgun sequence genome has a window encoding:
- the LOC110627914 gene encoding calcium-binding mitochondrial carrier protein SCaMC-2-B, with product MSGCKRPPQSDRPSITYRWNQVEEASFDLTDFFPEQNSSTHSQKKKQSSINTELKHPEILSTTELISAAGQLWSLINPLPTSKSEAKPNYTGTGSQRSIIFGDLVREDGGAALKDVDSRYSGVDARTASNIKPSLQPKFEFLTVTQKLSVFEPCRRNCNPLFSQFSKGNTKLSNEYWVRKRLANVACSYEVETIYGWMKEIIPGESQYPVNITKIEEENLNKICSSGNTFNNADGYISMDATHTAINFALRNADCCTDSVKSKDTTLGDNMEVEMETGAVRSLCSDYFLGSLHDNNVHNSVSKMPTSSLYVDYHLQILAPQNNTYGEFKHHTNDNQMAETRKQPKEFVYGDKNVMEVCPSACARPHYALAKQEHAYAGAFAGIFVSLCLHPVDTIKTVTQSCRSEQKSICDIGRLIVSERGVTGLYRGIASNIASSAPISAIYTFTYETAKGSLLPLFSKEYHSLAHCVAGGCASIATSFVFTPSERIKQQMQIGSRYHNCWNALIGIIGKGGLPSLYAGWGAVLCRNVPHSIIKFYTYESLKQLMLSPQNPNAQPNTLQTLVCGGLAGSTAALFTTPFDVVKTRLQIQIPGSMSQYDSVFHALKEIGKKEGLKGLYRGLIPRLVMYVSQGALFFASYEFFKRLFSLEVAQFSSRRIQYKESRGR from the exons ATGTCTGGGTGCAAAAGGCCTCCTCAAAGTGATAGACCTTCAATTACATACAGGTGGAACCAAGTTGAGGAGGCATCTTTTGACCTTACTGATTTTTTCCCTGAGCAGAATTCCTCTACACACTCTCAGAAAAAAAAGCAAAGTAGCATAAATACTGAACTGAAGCACCCTGAGATACTGAGCACAACGGAGCTCATCTCAGCAGCGGGGCAGTTATGGAGTCTTATAAATCCTCTTCCTACTTCCAAGTCAGAGGCAAAACCAAATTATACTGGTACTGGATCTCAGAGAAGTATTATCTTTGGTGATCTGGTTAGGGAAGATGGTGGGGCTGCTTTAAAAGATGTTGATTCTAGATACTCTGGTGTTGATGCAAGGACTGCTAGTAATATTAAACCTTCACTGCAGCCAAAGTTTGAGTTTCTTACAGTGACACAGAAGTTGTCGGTGTTTGAACCTTGTAGGAGGAATTGTAATCCATTATTTTCACAGTTTTCAAAGGGAAATACCAAATTGTCTAATGAGTATTGGGTAAGAAAAAGGCTAGCAAATGTAGCATGTTCATATGAAGTGGAAACGATATATGGATGGATGAAAGAAATAATTCCTGGTGAATCACAGTATCCTGTTAATATCACTAAGATTGAGGAAGAGAATCTCAATAAAATCTGCAGTTCAGGAAATACATTCAACAATGCTGACGGCTACATTTCTATGGATGCAACTCATACTGCAATTAACTTTGCTTTGAGGAATGCTGATTGCTGTACTGATTCAGTCAAATCAAAAGATACAACACTAGGTGATAATATGGAAGTAGAAATGGAGACAGGAGCAGTCAGGTCCCTCTGCTCTGATTATTTCCTTGGATCTCTTCATGATAATAATGTACATAATAGTGTTTCCAAGATGCCAACTTCTAGTCTTTATGTAGATTATCATCTTCAGATTTTAGCTCCACAGAATAATACATATGGAGAATTCAAGCACCACACTAATGATAATCAAATGGCTGAGACAAGAAAACAACCTAAAGAGTTTGTTTATGGGGACAAAAATGTAATGGAGGTTTGTCCATCAGCATGTGCAAGACCACATTATGCCCTTGCAAAGCAAGAGCATGCCTATGCAGGTGCATTTGCTGGCATATTCGTTAGCCTTTGTCTACATCCTGTTGATACAATAAAGACAGTTACTCAATCTTGTCGATCAGAGCAGAAGTCTATCTGTGACATTGGAAGGTTAATTGTTTCTGAAAGAG GTGTAACTGGGCTTTACCGTGGAATTGCAAGCAATATTGCATCTTCAGCTCCAATTTCTGCGATTTACACTTTCACATATGAAACAGCTAAAGGATCTTTGCTTCCTCTTTTCTCCAAG GAATATCACTCTCTTGCCCATTGTGTTGCAGGCGGATGCGCGAGCATTGCAACTTCTTTTGTTTTCACCCCCAGTGAGCGTATAAAGCAGCAGATGCAAATTGGTTCACGCTATCATAACTGCTG GAATGCCCTGATTGGGATAATTGGAAAGGGTGGTTTACCTTCACTATATGCTGGCTGGGGTGCTGTGCTATGCCGGAATGTTCCACACTCGATCATAAAG TTTTACACATATGAAAGCTTGAAGCAGTTGATGTTGTCTCCACAAAATCCGAATGCTCAACCCAACACATTACAAACA CTGGTTTGTGGAGGATTAGCAGGATCCACTGCTGCTTTGTTCACAACTCCTTTTGATGTGGTGAAGACTAGACTACAGATACAG ATTCCTGGTTCGATGAGCCAATATGACAGTGTATTTCATGCCCTTAAAGAAATAGGCAAGAAGGAAGGTTTGAAGGGCCTCTACAG GGGATTAATTCCAAGATTGGTTATGTATGTGTCGCAAGGAGCATTGTTCTTTGCATCATATGAATTTTTCAAGAGGTTATTTTCTTTAGAAGTTGCACAATTTAGTTCTCGAAGGATTCAGTACAAAGAAAGCCGTGGAAGATGA